The Nocardia sp. BMG111209 genome includes a window with the following:
- a CDS encoding GntR family transcriptional regulator — translation MALPTSVPGHAQLPPVPPRAQNMLRQCGPGLPPLRERVRDVLRDWIADGRLTPGMRLFEQDLATVLGISRVPVREAIRILEAEGYVTVRGRQVRVRALDPASVAHLLDVCETLEALAARQAAEQITATGTLRLRAVLEMGRTRLATGGFPISDGGNMALHEEISRLAGNEVLDSVLAPLRGRVQFLLRHGSENDRIETEHAAITAAIAAGDAELAAELSAAHMRATRREILAGLPW, via the coding sequence ATGGCGTTACCGACATCGGTTCCGGGACATGCGCAACTGCCCCCGGTCCCGCCCCGCGCGCAGAATATGTTGCGGCAGTGCGGCCCCGGCCTGCCGCCGCTACGGGAACGGGTGCGCGATGTGCTGCGCGACTGGATCGCCGACGGCCGGCTCACACCGGGCATGCGCCTGTTCGAACAGGATCTGGCGACCGTACTCGGCATCTCCCGCGTGCCGGTGCGGGAGGCGATTCGCATCCTGGAGGCGGAGGGGTACGTGACCGTGCGGGGACGGCAGGTCCGGGTGCGGGCCCTGGATCCGGCCTCGGTCGCGCATCTGCTCGACGTGTGCGAGACCCTCGAGGCGCTGGCCGCGCGGCAGGCCGCCGAACAGATCACCGCGACCGGCACGCTGCGATTGCGCGCGGTGCTGGAGATGGGCCGGACACGGCTGGCCACCGGCGGCTTCCCGATCTCCGACGGCGGCAATATGGCTCTGCACGAAGAGATTTCGCGACTGGCCGGGAACGAGGTCCTCGACAGCGTGCTCGCCCCGCTGCGCGGCCGGGTGCAGTTCCTGCTGCGGCACGGCAGCGAGAACGACCGCATCGAGACCGAACACGCCGCCATCACCGCGGCGATCGCCGCCGGTGACGCGGAACTCGCCGCGGAACTGTCCGCGGCGCACATGCGAGCCACTCGACGGGAGATCCTCGCCGGGCTGCCCTGGTGA
- a CDS encoding NCS1 family nucleobase:cation symporter-1, with translation MSEPPPISARLHNPDLAPATTRDWNGYSVFALWMSVLHNVGAYTFAIGFFFRGLGTWTVLAAMVVALIIVYVLMNLSGAIGQRTGVPYPVVARISFGVFGANLPALVRGVLAVFWYGVQTYLGSLAVSALALRLVPGLASWNRTHVLGLSALGWCSFMLLWALQLLVVRHGMEAVRKYQNWAGPAVYAVMFVLLGWVLVRTGGAPGVEVSAERVHGGSAVLAFASIVALIVSFFGTFLLNISDFTRSSPSPRSMRRANLWGLPVNFLVFAVTVAVVTTGSAKLFGTAITDPIQLVQRLDNTPVLIVATIVFTAATVGVNVAANVVSPAFDFSNIAPRYITFERGGLIAAVGSVLVCPWALYSSPVVVDYFIGGLGALLGPLFGVIATDYYLVRRGTVVVADLYVEGEGRYWYRRGVNPRAMVSAAIGAVVALPVALIPAWQQAAPFSWALGAVLAAGAYLAVNRSTAASEREVVHA, from the coding sequence ATGTCCGAACCACCGCCGATCAGTGCGCGGCTGCACAATCCGGATCTCGCGCCGGCCACCACGCGGGACTGGAACGGGTACAGCGTGTTCGCGCTGTGGATGTCGGTGTTGCACAACGTCGGTGCCTACACCTTCGCGATCGGATTCTTCTTCCGCGGCCTCGGCACCTGGACGGTGCTCGCCGCCATGGTCGTGGCCCTGATCATCGTCTACGTGCTGATGAATCTCAGCGGCGCGATCGGGCAGCGCACCGGAGTGCCGTATCCGGTCGTGGCCCGGATCAGCTTCGGGGTCTTCGGCGCCAACCTGCCCGCGCTGGTGCGCGGCGTGCTGGCGGTGTTCTGGTACGGGGTGCAGACCTATCTGGGCTCGCTGGCGGTGTCCGCGCTGGCGCTGCGCCTGGTCCCGGGGCTGGCCTCGTGGAACCGGACGCATGTGCTCGGATTGTCGGCGCTGGGCTGGTGCTCGTTCATGCTGCTGTGGGCGCTGCAGTTGCTCGTGGTGCGGCACGGTATGGAAGCGGTACGTAAGTACCAGAACTGGGCCGGTCCCGCGGTGTACGCGGTGATGTTCGTACTGCTCGGCTGGGTGCTGGTGCGCACCGGCGGCGCGCCGGGGGTCGAGGTGTCCGCCGAGCGGGTGCACGGCGGTTCGGCGGTGCTGGCGTTCGCGTCGATCGTGGCCCTGATCGTGTCCTTCTTCGGGACCTTCCTGCTCAACATCAGCGATTTCACCCGGTCCAGCCCGAGTCCGCGGTCCATGCGGCGGGCGAATCTGTGGGGGCTGCCGGTGAACTTCCTGGTCTTCGCGGTCACCGTCGCGGTGGTGACCACCGGCAGCGCGAAGCTGTTCGGCACGGCGATCACCGATCCGATCCAACTGGTCCAGCGGCTGGACAACACCCCGGTACTGATCGTCGCGACGATCGTGTTCACCGCCGCCACCGTCGGCGTGAACGTCGCCGCGAACGTGGTGTCGCCGGCGTTCGACTTCTCCAATATCGCGCCCCGGTACATCACCTTCGAGCGCGGCGGGCTGATCGCGGCGGTCGGATCCGTGCTGGTGTGCCCGTGGGCGCTGTACTCCAGCCCGGTCGTGGTCGACTACTTCATCGGCGGCCTCGGCGCGCTGCTCGGCCCGTTGTTCGGGGTCATCGCCACTGACTACTACCTGGTGCGCCGCGGCACCGTCGTGGTCGCGGATCTCTATGTCGAGGGCGAGGGCCGGTACTGGTACCGGCGCGGGGTCAATCCGCGGGCCATGGTGTCGGCCGCGATCGGCGCCGTCGTCGCGCTCCCGGTCGCGCTGATCCCGGCCTGGCAGCAGGCGGCCCCGTTCTCGTGGGCACTGGGCGCGGTCCTCGCCGCCGGCGCGTATCTGGCCGTGAACCGCTCGACCGCCGCGTCCGAACGAGAGGTCGTCCATGCCTGA
- a CDS encoding TetR/AcrR family transcriptional regulator, with translation MPRPLASEELILRATIDILAEHGVGGLAVDTVAAAAGVSKATIYRRWGSRAQLVHAAITSIQRPVDEPDTGSLREDLLVLVRQLVTYVSSRDSGRVFASFIDAATREPELEEVRRNSVADARGTYERVLRRGVDRGELPPATEVGLLIDLLMGPVVYRAHFERKSVRGGYAETVVDMVLTAARACAP, from the coding sequence GTGCCGCGCCCGCTCGCCTCGGAAGAACTGATCCTGCGCGCGACGATCGACATCCTGGCCGAACACGGCGTCGGCGGCTTGGCCGTCGACACCGTGGCCGCCGCGGCGGGCGTGAGCAAGGCGACCATCTATCGGCGCTGGGGTTCCCGCGCGCAGCTGGTACACGCCGCGATCACCTCGATCCAGCGGCCGGTGGACGAGCCGGACACCGGATCGCTGCGGGAGGATCTGCTGGTGCTGGTCCGGCAGCTGGTCACCTATGTGTCCAGTCGCGACAGCGGCCGGGTGTTCGCCTCGTTCATCGACGCGGCCACCCGGGAGCCGGAACTCGAGGAGGTCCGCCGTAATTCGGTCGCCGACGCCCGCGGCACCTACGAACGGGTGCTGCGCCGCGGTGTCGATCGCGGCGAGCTGCCGCCGGCCACCGAGGTGGGACTGCTCATCGATCTGCTGATGGGCCCGGTGGTCTACCGCGCCCACTTCGAACGGAAATCGGTGCGCGGCGGGTACGCCGAGACCGTGGTCGACATGGTGCTGACCGCCGCGCGGGCCTGCGCGCCCTAG
- a CDS encoding GAF domain-containing protein, with translation MTTEYADGCRRLLSATGASRVTLRLADPTGFPALVAEELSPGVPSMRSGTPINPADYPTYRHLVDTGELLIQSDTRTHPIRPPRSLIDEMRVYAQILAPIRRDGRTVGTISVHIQDRPHRFTAADVAAVRDFQQYVEAGLTG, from the coding sequence GTGACCACCGAATACGCGGACGGATGCCGCCGGCTGCTGTCCGCCACCGGGGCCAGCCGGGTGACCCTGCGATTGGCCGACCCGACGGGATTTCCGGCGCTGGTCGCGGAGGAACTGTCACCCGGCGTGCCCTCGATGCGATCCGGGACCCCGATCAATCCGGCCGACTACCCGACCTACCGCCACCTGGTCGACACCGGTGAGCTACTGATCCAGTCCGATACCCGCACCCACCCGATCCGGCCGCCGCGGTCGCTGATCGACGAGATGCGGGTCTACGCACAGATATTGGCGCCGATCCGCCGCGACGGCCGGACCGTCGGCACCATCTCCGTGCACATCCAGGACCGTCCGCACCGATTCACCGCCGCCGATGTCGCCGCGGTGCGGGATTTCCAGCAGTACGTCGAAGCCGGGCTCACCGGCTGA
- a CDS encoding acyl-CoA dehydrogenase family protein, producing MLWELNADQEFFRDTTAKFLSERVPVEAIRRRRHETDAFDAEYWRRGADLGWTSLLVGEEAGGGSISGDPVVDLTLIAYEFGRAAAPGPLTSANVVAAALSGAGSHPEVVADLLSGATVAGWAHAEPRGGIGAVGLEIRADGAELVLDGVKRPVEAAGQAGWFLVSGRTGDGLTQVLVPADAPGVSVAALQTVDLTGRFGTVTFDGVRVPRDAVVGEIGGAAAQLEYQLQLALVIQAAETVGAMQRGFDMTVEWAADRYSFGRPLASYQAIKHRFADLKSWLEASHAIADSAAAAVSARAAGAGELVSVAKAYIGEYGLELLQDCVQLHGGIGLTFEHDLHLFLRRATVDRALHGTPAQHRARIAQFVIDREGSAA from the coding sequence ATGTTGTGGGAGTTGAATGCTGATCAGGAGTTCTTCCGGGACACCACCGCGAAGTTCCTGAGCGAGCGGGTACCGGTGGAGGCGATCCGGCGCCGCCGTCACGAGACGGACGCCTTCGACGCCGAATACTGGCGTCGCGGTGCGGATCTGGGCTGGACCTCGCTGCTGGTCGGCGAGGAGGCCGGCGGCGGCAGCATCAGCGGTGATCCGGTGGTGGATCTGACGCTGATCGCCTACGAGTTCGGCCGCGCCGCCGCCCCCGGGCCGTTGACGTCGGCCAATGTGGTGGCCGCCGCGCTGAGCGGCGCCGGATCGCATCCGGAGGTGGTGGCGGATCTGCTCTCGGGCGCCACCGTCGCGGGGTGGGCACACGCCGAACCGCGCGGCGGCATCGGCGCGGTCGGCCTGGAGATCCGGGCCGACGGTGCGGAGCTGGTGCTCGACGGGGTGAAGCGCCCGGTCGAGGCGGCCGGGCAGGCCGGCTGGTTCCTGGTGAGCGGCCGCACCGGCGACGGGCTCACCCAGGTGCTGGTGCCCGCCGACGCCCCCGGCGTCTCGGTCGCCGCACTGCAGACGGTGGACCTGACCGGCCGGTTCGGCACGGTGACCTTCGACGGGGTCCGGGTGCCGCGCGACGCGGTCGTCGGCGAGATCGGCGGCGCCGCAGCGCAACTGGAGTATCAACTGCAACTGGCCCTGGTGATCCAGGCGGCCGAGACCGTCGGCGCGATGCAACGCGGCTTCGACATGACCGTCGAATGGGCCGCCGATCGTTACTCCTTCGGCCGGCCGCTGGCCTCCTATCAGGCCATCAAACATCGCTTCGCCGATCTGAAGTCGTGGCTCGAGGCCTCGCACGCGATCGCCGACAGCGCGGCGGCCGCGGTCTCCGCACGGGCCGCCGGCGCGGGCGAACTGGTCAGCGTCGCCAAGGCCTACATCGGCGAATACGGCCTGGAACTGTTGCAGGACTGCGTGCAACTGCACGGCGGTATCGGCCTGACCTTCGAGCACGATCTGCATCTGTTCCTGCGCCGCGCCACCGTCGACCGCGCGCTGCACGGCACCCCGGCGCAGCACCGGGCGCGGATCGCGCAATTCGTCATCGATCGGGAAGGTAGTGCGGCATGA
- a CDS encoding SDR family NAD(P)-dependent oxidoreductase, translating into MQLEGSSALVVGGAGGFGAATVRRLAEAGAHVVIADLNDERGKALAAELGAGADYVRTDVTSDDSVREAIATATSAAPLRTVVIVHGGPVAARRIVNRAGEPYSADIFARTLDIYLTGTYRVLSLTAAAMTANEPLDSGQRGVIIATASIAGFEGQVGQSDYSAAKGGVIGLTLTAARDLAPTGIRVMTIAPGTFYTPAYGPDEAAVQAKWGPSVPNPKRMGSADEYARLALHIADNDYLNGTVIRIDGALRFNI; encoded by the coding sequence ATGCAGCTGGAGGGATCGTCCGCCCTGGTGGTCGGCGGGGCCGGTGGCTTCGGCGCGGCTACCGTGCGGCGACTGGCCGAGGCGGGGGCACACGTGGTGATCGCCGACCTCAACGACGAGCGCGGTAAGGCCCTGGCCGCCGAGCTCGGCGCCGGCGCCGATTATGTGCGCACCGACGTCACCAGCGACGATTCGGTGCGCGAGGCCATCGCCACCGCCACCTCCGCGGCGCCGCTGCGTACCGTGGTGATCGTGCACGGCGGGCCGGTCGCCGCCCGGCGCATCGTCAACCGCGCCGGTGAGCCCTATTCCGCGGACATCTTCGCCCGCACCCTGGACATCTACCTCACCGGCACCTATCGGGTGCTCAGCCTCACCGCCGCCGCGATGACCGCCAACGAGCCACTGGATTCCGGCCAGCGCGGCGTCATCATCGCGACCGCGAGTATCGCGGGCTTCGAAGGTCAAGTGGGACAGAGCGACTACTCGGCGGCCAAGGGCGGCGTCATCGGCCTGACCCTCACCGCCGCGCGCGATCTGGCGCCCACCGGCATCCGGGTCATGACGATCGCCCCGGGCACCTTCTACACACCCGCCTACGGCCCGGACGAGGCCGCGGTGCAGGCGAAATGGGGCCCGTCGGTCCCGAACCCGAAGCGCATGGGCAGTGCCGACGAATACGCGCGGCTCGCCCTGCACATCGCGGACAACGACTATCTGAACGGCACCGTGATCCGCATCGACGGCGCGCTGCGGTTCAACATCTGA
- a CDS encoding acyl-CoA dehydrogenase family protein, whose protein sequence is MSVDVSDVAAVAEDVESFRTRAREWIRGNLGPFRPETAMGLRSVPAEEELAAVAYDRQLQRKVYDAGFAGIAIPREYGGQGLTAAHQRAFNEELAGYECATRFQIPTMCPCAAVLLDFGTEEQKIRHIPAMLRGEEIWMQFLSEPSGGSDVAGALTSAVRDGDEWVLNGSKVWTTGAWWSDWALCLARTNWDVPKHRGLSVFILPIKQSGVDVHQIEMLNGAKDFCQEFLTDVRVPDTDRVGAVDDGWTVVTRWMFHERTLFNSPYVTYPQGQVHTVADASPADIARDAGVLDDPRARDLIGEARTLDVVGDALMQRIAGGMRAGRISDQSAAIGRLYRGIAGTRTATIKFDIAGPDAAAWSDDDGGISQAGNGFLMRQTACIGGGTTEMARNVISERVLGFPREQLPDRNVPFREVPRGGSR, encoded by the coding sequence ATGAGTGTCGATGTGTCGGATGTCGCGGCCGTGGCCGAGGATGTCGAGAGTTTCCGCACGCGGGCCCGGGAGTGGATCCGCGGTAATCTCGGCCCGTTCCGGCCGGAGACCGCGATGGGCCTGAGAAGTGTTCCGGCGGAAGAGGAGTTGGCGGCCGTCGCCTACGACCGGCAGTTGCAGCGCAAGGTGTACGACGCCGGGTTCGCGGGCATCGCCATCCCCCGTGAATACGGCGGGCAGGGCCTGACCGCCGCCCATCAGCGGGCGTTCAACGAGGAGCTGGCCGGGTACGAGTGCGCGACCCGTTTCCAGATCCCGACGATGTGCCCTTGTGCCGCAGTACTTCTCGACTTCGGCACCGAGGAGCAGAAGATACGGCACATCCCCGCGATGCTGCGCGGCGAGGAGATCTGGATGCAGTTCCTCTCCGAGCCGTCCGGCGGCTCGGACGTCGCGGGCGCGTTGACCAGCGCGGTCCGCGACGGCGACGAGTGGGTGCTCAACGGCTCCAAGGTGTGGACCACCGGGGCGTGGTGGTCGGATTGGGCGCTGTGCCTGGCCCGGACCAACTGGGACGTGCCGAAGCACCGCGGCCTGTCGGTGTTCATCCTGCCGATCAAGCAGTCCGGCGTGGACGTGCACCAGATCGAGATGCTCAACGGCGCCAAGGATTTCTGCCAGGAATTCCTCACCGACGTCCGGGTGCCGGACACCGATCGGGTCGGCGCCGTCGACGACGGGTGGACGGTGGTGACGCGCTGGATGTTCCACGAGCGCACCCTGTTCAACTCGCCGTACGTCACCTATCCGCAGGGGCAGGTGCACACGGTCGCCGACGCCTCGCCCGCCGACATCGCCCGCGACGCAGGGGTTCTCGACGATCCCCGTGCCCGGGACCTGATCGGCGAGGCCCGGACCCTGGACGTCGTCGGCGACGCGCTGATGCAGCGCATCGCCGGCGGTATGCGCGCCGGCCGGATCTCCGACCAGTCCGCCGCGATCGGCCGGTTGTACCGCGGTATCGCCGGAACCCGCACGGCGACCATCAAATTCGACATCGCGGGCCCCGACGCGGCCGCCTGGTCCGACGACGACGGCGGAATCTCGCAGGCGGGCAACGGTTTCCTGATGCGGCAGACCGCCTGCATCGGCGGCGGCACCACGGAGATGGCCCGGAACGTGATCAGCGAGCGGGTGCTCGGATTCCCCCGGGAACAGCTGCCCGATCGCAACGTGCCGTTCCGGGAGGTACCGCGCGGCGGATCTCGATAG
- the msrA gene encoding peptide-methionine (S)-S-oxide reductase MsrA, which produces MTETRTAILAGGCFWGVEDLIRKQPGVVSTEVGYTGGRNDHPTYRNHPGHAEAVEITYDPARTDYRALLEFFFQIHDPTTKNRQGNDIGTSYRSEIFYRDDEQKRVALDTIADVDASGLWPGKVVTEVSPAVTFWPAEPEHQDYLERYPDGYTCHFPRPGWKLPRRQATAQS; this is translated from the coding sequence GTGACCGAAACGCGGACGGCGATCCTGGCCGGTGGGTGCTTCTGGGGTGTGGAGGACTTGATCCGCAAGCAGCCCGGGGTGGTGTCGACCGAGGTCGGCTACACCGGTGGCCGCAACGATCACCCGACCTATCGCAACCATCCGGGTCATGCGGAGGCCGTGGAGATCACCTACGACCCGGCGCGGACCGATTACCGGGCACTGCTGGAATTCTTCTTCCAGATCCACGATCCGACCACGAAGAACCGGCAGGGCAACGATATCGGCACCAGCTACCGCTCCGAGATCTTCTATCGCGACGACGAGCAGAAGCGGGTGGCGCTGGACACCATCGCCGACGTCGACGCCTCCGGCCTGTGGCCGGGCAAGGTGGTCACCGAGGTGAGCCCGGCGGTCACGTTCTGGCCGGCCGAGCCGGAGCATCAGGACTACCTCGAGCGCTACCCGGACGGGTACACCTGCCACTTCCCGCGGCCGGGCTGGAAGCTCCCGCGTCGGCAGGCCACGGCGCAGTCGTAA
- a CDS encoding amidohydrolase family protein: MNLEDMILVSIDDHMIEPPTMYANHVPAKWKDDAPKVVRNAQGVDEWVFQGEATSTPFGMAATVGWPKEEWGFNPGAYSELRPGCFDVHERVRDMNANGVLASMCFPTMAGFNARTFHEARDKELALVMLQAYNDWAVDEWCGTYPGRFIPLGIVPMWDVDLAVAEVRRLARKGCRSISFLETPHVQGFPSFLSGHWDPMLEALCEENMVLSLHIGAGFDVIRRPDEAPVDHLMVLACQISAITAQDLLFGPTLRKFPTLRVALSEGGIGWIPFYFDRVDRHFTNQAWLHGGNDFGGKLPSEVFKEHILACYITDPSGLLLRDRIGTDIIAWECDYPHTDTTWPESPEFAWAEFREAGVTPDEIHKITWQNACRFFDWDPFRHTPKEQATVGALRAAATDVDVTRMSKTRWRERNEAAGIGTF, translated from the coding sequence ATGAATCTCGAGGACATGATTCTGGTCAGTATCGATGACCACATGATCGAACCGCCGACCATGTACGCCAATCACGTACCGGCGAAATGGAAGGACGACGCGCCCAAGGTCGTCCGCAACGCCCAGGGTGTGGACGAGTGGGTGTTCCAGGGCGAGGCCACCTCCACCCCGTTCGGGATGGCCGCGACCGTCGGCTGGCCCAAGGAGGAGTGGGGTTTCAACCCCGGCGCCTACAGCGAACTGCGGCCGGGCTGTTTCGATGTGCACGAGCGTGTGCGGGACATGAACGCCAACGGTGTGCTCGCGTCGATGTGTTTCCCGACCATGGCCGGATTCAATGCCCGCACCTTCCACGAGGCGCGGGACAAGGAATTGGCGCTGGTGATGTTGCAGGCCTACAACGACTGGGCCGTCGACGAATGGTGCGGCACCTACCCGGGCCGGTTCATCCCCCTGGGCATCGTGCCGATGTGGGATGTGGACCTCGCCGTCGCCGAGGTCCGCCGCCTGGCCCGCAAGGGCTGCCGGTCGATCAGCTTCCTGGAGACCCCGCACGTCCAGGGTTTCCCGAGTTTCCTGTCCGGGCACTGGGATCCGATGCTCGAGGCCCTGTGCGAGGAGAACATGGTGCTCTCGCTGCACATCGGTGCCGGGTTCGACGTGATCAGACGCCCCGACGAGGCCCCCGTCGACCACTTGATGGTGCTGGCCTGCCAGATCTCCGCGATCACCGCGCAGGATCTGCTGTTCGGCCCGACGCTGCGGAAGTTCCCGACCCTGCGGGTCGCGTTGTCCGAGGGCGGGATCGGCTGGATCCCCTTCTACTTCGACCGGGTGGACCGGCATTTCACCAATCAGGCGTGGCTGCACGGCGGCAACGACTTCGGCGGGAAGCTGCCCAGTGAGGTGTTCAAGGAACACATCCTGGCCTGCTACATCACCGATCCGTCGGGCCTGCTGCTGCGCGACCGGATCGGTACCGACATCATCGCGTGGGAGTGCGACTACCCGCACACCGACACCACCTGGCCCGAATCCCCGGAATTCGCCTGGGCTGAATTCCGGGAGGCCGGTGTGACTCCCGACGAGATCCACAAGATCACCTGGCAGAACGCCTGCCGGTTCTTCGACTGGGATCCGTTCCGGCACACCCCGAAGGAGCAGGCCACCGTCGGCGCGCTGCGGGCCGCGGCCACCGACGTCGACGTCACCCGCATGTCGAAAACCCGATGGCGCGAACGCAACGAAGCCGCCGGTATCGGTACCTTCTGA
- a CDS encoding polysaccharide deacetylase family protein codes for MPEEFGPRRDFAGYGRVPPRVVWPEGARIAVSLVINYEAGAEYSFAAGDGRREAVGEFGVAINPTRPGIRDLCVESSFEYESRSGTWRLARILDEYGLPATFNCCGRALLENPEIGKYIAEAGHEPMAHGWRWEEPWRLSRAEERDHIARAVADIEKVCGTRPVGWHSRCTPSVHTRELVAAEGGFLYDSDAYNDDLPYFTDTAAGSHLVVPYSLTFNDMRFAFPGYADPTSFTRYLAMGFDDLWEEGATRPRMMTIGLHGRWAGMPGRARAVRDFLDHALAREDVWFARRADIARWWLDHHREFD; via the coding sequence ATGCCTGAGGAATTCGGGCCGCGGCGGGATTTCGCCGGCTACGGCCGGGTGCCACCGCGGGTGGTGTGGCCGGAGGGCGCGCGGATCGCGGTCAGCCTCGTGATCAACTACGAGGCGGGGGCCGAGTACAGTTTCGCCGCCGGTGACGGCCGCCGGGAAGCGGTGGGGGAGTTCGGCGTTGCCATCAACCCGACCCGGCCCGGAATCCGGGACCTGTGCGTGGAATCCAGCTTCGAATACGAGAGCCGTTCCGGCACTTGGCGTCTGGCGCGCATCCTGGACGAGTACGGGCTGCCGGCCACCTTCAACTGCTGTGGCCGTGCGCTGCTGGAGAATCCGGAGATCGGCAAGTACATCGCCGAGGCCGGGCACGAGCCGATGGCGCACGGCTGGCGCTGGGAGGAGCCCTGGCGGCTGTCGCGGGCGGAGGAGCGCGACCATATCGCGCGGGCCGTCGCGGATATCGAGAAGGTTTGCGGCACACGGCCGGTCGGCTGGCATTCGCGCTGCACCCCGTCGGTGCACACCCGGGAACTGGTGGCCGCCGAGGGCGGATTCCTGTACGACTCCGACGCCTACAACGACGACCTGCCCTACTTCACCGATACCGCCGCGGGTTCGCATCTGGTGGTGCCGTATTCGCTGACCTTCAACGACATGCGGTTCGCCTTCCCGGGATACGCCGACCCCACCTCGTTCACCCGATATCTGGCAATGGGTTTCGACGATCTGTGGGAGGAGGGTGCGACCCGGCCGCGGATGATGACCATCGGCCTGCACGGACGCTGGGCCGGGATGCCGGGGCGCGCCCGCGCCGTCCGCGACTTCCTGGATCACGCGCTGGCGCGCGAGGATGTCTGGTTCGCGCGCCGGGCCGATATCGCCCGGTGGTGGCTGGATCACCATCGAGAGTTCGACTGA
- a CDS encoding CaiB/BaiF CoA-transferase family protein yields the protein MTEVMQGVRILEVAEHTFVPAASALLSDWGAEVIKIEHVERGDAMRGLGATGVVNIPSDVHVLLEHSNRGKKSLGLDLNSDEGRAILYRLAATADVFLTNKLPRVRQKLQIDVDTIREHNPDIIYVRGTGQGERGPEADAGSYDSLAFWARPGVAMAMAQPSYGHVPSPPAPGFGDSIGGMTIAGGIMGALFHRERTGEATTVDVSLLGTGIWAMGQAVALSLLMNVPWMPPPEGRARLNPLVGNYLTQDGRWLSLCCLQAGRYWAEACELIGRPDLATDPRFADHAGLQQNCAEAVEILNEVFASRPLDEWRTALAGFSGQWTAVQTTLELLSDPQVVANGYVQECRTATGTPFKMAAAPVQYGEQPPVPGRAPEFNEHGDAILAELGLDWDTVVDLKVRGIVA from the coding sequence ATGACCGAAGTCATGCAGGGTGTGCGCATCCTCGAAGTCGCCGAGCACACCTTCGTCCCCGCGGCGTCGGCCCTGCTGTCCGACTGGGGCGCCGAAGTGATCAAGATCGAGCACGTCGAGCGCGGCGACGCGATGCGCGGACTCGGCGCGACCGGCGTGGTGAACATTCCCTCCGACGTCCACGTACTGCTGGAACACTCCAATCGCGGCAAGAAGAGCCTGGGGCTGGACCTGAACTCCGACGAGGGCCGGGCGATCCTCTACCGGCTCGCGGCCACCGCCGACGTGTTCCTGACCAACAAGCTGCCGCGGGTGCGGCAGAAGTTGCAGATCGATGTGGACACCATCCGCGAGCACAACCCGGACATCATCTACGTGCGCGGCACCGGCCAGGGCGAGCGGGGACCGGAGGCCGACGCCGGGTCCTACGACTCGCTCGCGTTCTGGGCCCGGCCGGGTGTCGCGATGGCGATGGCACAGCCGTCCTACGGCCACGTGCCCAGCCCGCCCGCCCCCGGCTTCGGCGATTCCATCGGCGGTATGACCATCGCCGGCGGCATCATGGGCGCGCTGTTCCACCGCGAGCGCACCGGCGAGGCCACCACCGTCGACGTCTCGCTGCTGGGCACCGGCATCTGGGCGATGGGCCAGGCGGTCGCGCTGTCGCTGCTGATGAACGTGCCGTGGATGCCGCCGCCGGAGGGTCGCGCGCGGCTGAACCCGCTGGTCGGAAACTACCTCACCCAGGACGGGCGCTGGCTGTCGCTGTGCTGTCTGCAGGCGGGCCGGTACTGGGCCGAGGCGTGCGAGCTGATCGGCCGGCCGGATCTGGCCACCGATCCGCGCTTCGCCGATCATGCCGGGCTGCAGCAGAACTGCGCCGAGGCGGTCGAAATCCTCAACGAGGTCTTCGCGTCTCGTCCCCTCGACGAATGGCGTACCGCGCTGGCCGGATTCAGCGGTCAGTGGACGGCGGTGCAGACCACGCTGGAACTGCTGTCCGATCCCCAGGTGGTCGCGAACGGCTACGTGCAGGAATGCCGTACGGCCACGGGCACCCCGTTCAAGATGGCCGCCGCACCCGTCCAGTACGGCGAGCAACCACCGGTGCCCGGCCGCGCGCCGGAGTTCAACGAGCACGGTGACGCGATCCTCGCCGAACTCGGCCTGGACTGGGATACCGTCGTGGACCTGAAGGTTCGCGGCATCGTCGCCTGA